One segment of Hippopotamus amphibius kiboko isolate mHipAmp2 chromosome 2, mHipAmp2.hap2, whole genome shotgun sequence DNA contains the following:
- the LOC130845320 gene encoding LOW QUALITY PROTEIN: RNA-binding protein FUS-like (The sequence of the model RefSeq protein was modified relative to this genomic sequence to represent the inferred CDS: inserted 1 base in 1 codon) — MASNDYSQQATQSDGAYPTQPGQGYSQQSSQPYGQQSYSGYGQSTDTLGYGQSSYGSSYGQTQNTGYGTQATPQRSGSAGGCGQSSQSSYAQQSSYPGYGQRPAPSSTSGSYGSGSQSSGCGQPQSGGHGQLSGCGGQRQSYNPPQGGGQQNQYNSGGGGGGGGGGGSHGQDQSSMSGGGYXNQDQSGGGSGGGQQDRGGRGRGGGGGGYNRSSGGYEPRGRGGGRGGRGGMGGSDRGGFNKFGGPGDQGSRYDSEQDNSDHNTIFVQGLGENVTVESVADYFKQIGIVKTNKKTGQPMINLYTDRETGKLKGEATVSFDDPPSAKAAIDWFDGKEFSGNPIKVSFATGRADFNRGGGNGCGGRGRGGPMGRGGYGGGGGGGGGRGGFPSGSGGGGGQQRAGDWKCPNPTCENMNFSWRNECNQCKAPKPDGPGGGPGGSHMGGSYGDDRRGGRGGYDRGGYRGRGGDRGGFRGGRGGGDRGGFGPGKMDSRGEHRQDRRERPC, encoded by the exons ATGGCCTCAAACGACTATAGCCAACAAGCGACCCAAAGCGATGGGGCCTACCCAACCCAGCCTGGGCAGGGCTATTCCCAGCAGAGCAGTCAGCCCTACGGACAGCAGAGTTACAGTGGCTACGGCCAGTCAACGGACACTTTAGGCTATGGCCAGAGCAGCTACGGTAGTTCTTATGGACAGACCCAGAACACAGGCTACGGCACGCAGGCAACTCCCCAGCGGTCTGGCTCAGCTGGTGGCTGTGGCCAGAGTTCCCAGTCGTCTTATGCGCAGCAGTCCTCGTACCCTGGCTATGGCCAGCGGCCAGCTCCTAGCAGCACCTCGGGAAGCTATGGTAGCGGTTCTCAGAGCAGCGGCTGTGGGCAGCCCCAGAGTGGGGGCCATGGCCAGCTGTCTGGCTGTGGTGGACAGCGGCAGAGCTATAATCCCCCTCAGGGCGGCGGGCAGCAGAACCAGTACAACAGTGgcggtggagggggtggagggggtggtggaggTAGCCATGGCCAAGATCAGTCCTCCATGAGTGGCGGCGGTT GGAATCAGGACCAGAGTGGCGGCGGCTCCGGGGGAGGCCAGCAGGACCGTGGGGGCCGTGGCCGGGGCggcggtggtggtggttacaACCGCAGCAGTGGTGGCTATGAACCCAGAGGTCGTGGAGGTGGCCGTGGAGGCAGAGGCGGCATGGGCGGAAGTGACCGTGGTGGCTTCAATAAATTTGGGGGCCCTGGGGACCAAGGATCACGTTATGACTCTGAACAGGATAattcagaccacaacaccatctTCGTGCAAGGCCTCGGCGAGAATGTGACAGTTGAGTCTGTAGCTGATTACTTCAAGCAGATTGGTATCGTTAAGACAAATAAGAAAACGGGACAGCCCATGATTAATCTGTACACAGACAGGGAAACGGGCAAGCTGAAGGGAGAGGCAACAGTATCATTTGATGACCCACCTTCTGCTAAAGCAGCTATTGACTGGTTTGATGGTAAAGAATTCTCTGGGAATCCTATCAAGGTTTCATTTGCTACTGGGCGAGCAGACTTCAATCGGGGTGGTGGCAATGGTTGTGGAGGCCGAGGGCGAGGAGGACCCATGGGCCGTGGAGGCTATggaggtggtggcggtggtggcggTGGCCGAGGAGGATTCCCCAGTGGCAGTGGTGGCGGTGGAGGACAGCAGCGAGCAGGGGACTGGAAGTGTCCTAATCCTACCTGCGAGAACATGAACTTCTCTTGGAGGAATGAATGCAACCAGTGTAAGGCTCCTAAACCTGATGGCCCAGGAGGGGGACCAGGAGGCTCTCATATGGGGGGTAGCTACGGAGATGATCGTCGTGGTGGCAGAGGAGGCTACGATCGGGGTGGCTACCGAGGCCGAGGAGGGGACCGTGGGGGCTTCCGAGGGGGCCGGGGTGGTGGGGACAGAGGTGGCTTTGGCCCTGGCAAGATGGACTCCAGGGGCGAGCACAGACAGGATCGCAGAGAGAGGCCGTGTTAG